A window of Argopecten irradians isolate NY chromosome 14, Ai_NY, whole genome shotgun sequence contains these coding sequences:
- the LOC138307513 gene encoding LOW QUALITY PROTEIN: cadherin-89D-like (The sequence of the model RefSeq protein was modified relative to this genomic sequence to represent the inferred CDS: deleted 1 base in 1 codon) — MEIRVVVLGLIASMVESTTTTDPCSIPRTGYESFITDVPEDTPVGTVLGKLKVSGGPDMVKLTQQPNAFLHLDPASRNITLQMALDTDQGTSTIILKIECSVVKEVDLPSIPLMVRVILEDINDNPPLFSHSNYVVNVTEDTKLDKIIFGGAVATDADQKGGGNDQISYRIIPGPYSDYFDIEYPLYPDIKIRKPLDFETLNMITVVIEAKDNPIRGLSMSSSATLTINVIDTDDLIPTFTTEYYNGKVNINATRGTLVNVKPPIRAEDQDQLNTTVIYQMYDPSSRFLMNETTGAITVDSKLAAKTYSALLKATQVDNPLRYGIALIQISVAGLNITLPNGPSFRQNLYETTIAESQPPGTTVLTVPVTVRNPAGALSFNIMENIAEFAVDQRGNIFLTRTLDYDGSDKEYRFTLEVTDGKHMATTPIHIRIATSNVNDNNPQLQDSEFTVVAKRTQGGFVTTIEGQDNDPNTRLHYRLRTHTSLFAINSVGDITITAAPSELGKDSYLLVVNVDDDGVPKRSTIALVTVKFARHMLASQGLLAIGGTDLLAVIFGAVSAVLLIIVVILLVHIIRWKMAYTNKKLTKVRQQNEKDPKGLTYKSGKPPSDLDNNEIKPNGDIKKIPNKDIPTNIRENPLSEDKLHYGFTNISKEGNDDLRINTTVIPYGNSFNNYEERRAYQNDVLKTFHVPDGSSSGESSDSTGDSHRGLMKVRPSHSTTNCRTNNLSWGGIDRSNSYHWEENLPQDMRKSLRKPKIAVYF, encoded by the exons ATCCGTGTTCCATCCCACGGACAGGGTACGAAAGTTTTATCACAGATGTTCCCGAGgatacacctgtag GTACCGTTCTGGGTAAACTGAAAGTATCTGGAGGACCGGACATGGTCAAACTAACACAACAACCAAATGCTTTTCTCCATCTGGATCCGGCCAGCCGTAACATCACCCTCCAGATGGCCCTTGATACGGACCAGGGCACGAGCACCATCATACTGAAAATCGAGTGTAGTGTCGTAAAGGAAGTCGACTTACCTTCG ATCCCGTTAATGGTGAGGGTTATTCTGGAGGACATTAACGATAATCCCCCTCTCTTCTCTCACTCAAACTATGTCGTCAATGTCACTGAG gaCACTAAGCTGGATAAAATCATTTTCGGAGGTGCTGTTGCTACTGATGCTGACCAGAAAGGAGGGGGGAATGATCAAATATCCTATCGAATTATCCCAGGTCCCTACTCCGATTATTTCGACATCGAGTATCCTTTATATCCCGATATCAAGATCAGGAAGCCGCTGGATTTTGAAACTTTAAACATGATTACCGTTGTTATAGAAGCAAAG GATAACCCTATCCGTGGTTTGAGTATGAGTAGTAGTGCTACACTGACTATCAACGTTATCGACACGGATGATTTAATTCCAACCTTTACAACAGAATATTACAACGGGAAGGTGAACATTAATGCCACAAGA GGCACCTTAGTGAATGTCAAACCTCCGATCAGAGCTGAAGATCAGGACCAGCTTAATACAACAGTCATATACCAGATGTACG ATCCAAGCTCTCGCTTTTTGATGAATGAGACAACAGGCGCGATAACTGTGGACTCTAAGCTAGCTGCTAAGACATATTCGGCACTTCTAAAG GCAACTCAAGTCGATAACCCCTTGAGATATGGTATTGCACTTATCCAAATCAGCGTGGCGGGCCTTAACATAACGTTGCCAAATGGACCATCATTTCGCCAGAACTTGTACGAGACAACGATTGCGGAAAGTCAGCCACCAGGAACAACAGTTTTGACGGTACCAGTCACTGTACGAAACCCT GCTGGCGCATTAAGCTTCAACATAATGGAAAATATAGCTGAATTCGCAGTAGACCAAAG AGGAAACATCTTTCTGACTCGGACTTTGGACTATGATGGCTCAGACAAGGAATATAGATTTACTCTAGAAGTAACGGATGGCAAGCAT ATGGCGACCACACCCATACATATCCGGATAGCA ACGTCAAACGTCAACGACAACAACCCACAGCTTCAGGACTCGGAATTCACGGTAGTTGCCAAGCGGACACAGGGCGGTTTTGTAACGACTATAGAG GGCCAGGACAACGACCCGAACACCCGCCTTCATTATCGGCTGAGGACACATACATC aTTATTTGCCATCAACTCGGTGGGGGATATCACCATCACTGCCGCGCCAAGTGAGCTTGGAAAAGATAGTTATCTATTAGTAGTGAATGTCGATGATGACGGTGTCCCAAAGAGATCAACAATTGCCTTGGTAACAGTCAAATTTGCACGTCACATGCTTGCGTCACAGGGCTTGTTAGCGATTGGAGGGACCGACCTTTTGGCTGTTATTTTTGGTGCCGTGTCAGCAGTTTTGTTAATCATCGTCGTCATCCTCCTCGTCCACATTATCCGATG GAAAATGGCGTACACGAATAAAAAGCTAACTAAAGTCAGACAGCAAAACGAAAAAGACCCAAAGGGACTGACATACAAGTCTGGGAAACCGCCTTCAGATTTggataataatgaaataaaaccaaatGGTGATATCAAGAAGATACCAAATAAAGACATCCCAACGAATATTCGAGAAAATCCATTATCGGAAGACAAGCTGCATTACGGCTTCACAAACATTTCCAAAGAAGGAAATGATGATCTTCGAATAAACACAACAGTTATTCCGTATGGAAATTCCTTCAATAACTACGAGGAACGACGCGCCTATCAGAATGATGTACTAAAAACGTTCCATGTCCCTGACGGGAGCAGCAGTGGCGAGAGTAGCGACAGTACAGGGGACAGTCACAGGGGCCTGATGAAAGTCCGACCATCTCATTCCACCACCAACTGTAGGACTAACAACCTCTCGTGGGGAGGTATTGACAGAAGTAATTCTTACCACTGGGAG GAAAACCTGCCACAAGACATGAGGAAGTCTTTAAGAAAACCGAAGATTGCAGTttatttttga
- the LOC138307511 gene encoding protocadherin-15-like, translating to MDSFVVILGLFALFLRPVTTNTDPCSISSTGYESFITDVPEDTPVGSVLGILDVLGGPDTVNLSQKSNNYLHLDQVSRNITLQVALDTDQGTGTLILQVDCRILNEIDLPPIPLVVRVILEDVNDNPPIFSSSNYIANITEDTAIGTTLFSDAVATDADQRGGGNDQISYRIVPGPYSDYFDIEYPLYPDIKLKKLFDYETLNSLSVVIEARDNPTRGDILSSSATLTINVIDVDDLNPSFTFDYYTGNVHVNATRGTVVNIYPPIKAQDEDQLNTPVIYYLLDPKNRFIINEITGQITVESQLSEMTYSAVLKAVQRDNPLRYGTALVQIVVSGYNTSDTDGPSFQQSLYETTISESQPPGTTVMTVPVNGGNSVTTLSYTIMESILEFAVDQRGNIFLVKPLDYDGPDKEYRFTLQVSDGINVASTSIHIRVENVNDNTPELKNDEYSIQTERVQGAIITFIEGSDRDANTRLQYQLKTFTSLFTINSEGDISITASPEELLDRRYLLVVNVSDDGIPPRSTVALVTVNFPPLDGVGVVDNQNEMTDRGNDLLAIIMGAVAAVLFVIIVILIVYIIRRRVSYTDEQLTKARLQDGLDPKGLTYKAGDPSPDPVELDMKFDGDLEETSDIDGATTIQNNPLVDDRMNYGFSNNSNDGSGEIQLDTAVIPYGNSFHNYEDRHTFQNGMLKTFHVPEGSSSGESSNSDSTGDSNRGLMKIRPHKSSSSQSRGKKLSWGDSNDRGSSEETLPKEMRKSKDKPEITVYF from the exons ATGGACAGTTTCGTGGTCATTCTGGGACTTTTTGCATTATTTCTCCGGCCAGtgacaacaaatacag aTCCCTGCTCCATCTCGTCGACAGGCTATGAAAGTTTTATTACAGATGTACCGGAGGATACTCCCGTAG GTTCTGTACTGGGCATACTGGACGTCTTAGGTGGGCCTGATACGGTTAATCTATCTCAGAAATCCAACAATTACCTCCACTTAGACCAAGTGAGTCGGAATATCACCCTACAGGTGGCGCTCGATACGGATCAAGGGACCGGAACTCTCATCCTCCAAGTTGACTGTCGCATCCTCAATGAAATAGACCTGCCCCCG ATACCTCTTGTGGTTCGTGTGATATTGGAGGATGTTAATGATAATCCGCCTATATTCTCCAGTTCTAATTACATCGCCAACATAACGGAG GACACCGCCATAGGTACCACATTATTTAGCGATGCCGTAGCTACGGATGCTGATCAAAGGGGAGGGGGAAATGACCAGATATCCTACAGAATTGTGCCAGGTCCTTATTCCGATTATTTCGACATCGAGTACCCGCTCTATCCAGATATAAAACTCAAAAAACTTTTCGACTATGAGACGTTGAACTCTTTATCAGTGGTGATTGAAGCACGG GACAACCCCACCCGTGGAGATATTTTGAGCAGCAGCGCAACTCTAACTATTAATGTCATAGACGTAGATGACCTCAACCCCAGTTTTACTTTCGATTACTATACCGGAAATGTGCACGTAAACGCGACCAGG GGTACCGTTGTAAATATCTATCCTCCTATCAAGGCCCAGGATGAGGACCAGCTCAATACACCTGTCATATACTACCTGCTCG ATCCAAAAAACCGGTTCATTATAAATGAAATCACGGGACAGATTACTGTGGAATCACAGCTCTCGGAGATGACTTATTCAGCTGTTCTAAAG GCGGTGCAGCGAGATAACCCCTTGCGGTACGGCACGGCCTTAGTTCAGATCGTAGTGTCGGGTTACAATACTAGTGACACAGATGGACCGTCCTTTCAGCAAAGTTTATACGAAACTACCATCTCTGAGAGCCAGCCTCCCGGAACTACAGTCATGACTGTCCCGGTGAATGGGGGGAATTCG GTAACTACACTAAGTTACACTATTATGGAGAGTATACTGGAGTTCGCCGTAGATCAAAG gggaaacatatttctagtaaaaccACTAGATTATGACGGCCCCGATAAGGAATATCGGTTTACTCTTCAGGTGTCTGATGGTATTAAT GTGGCGTCTACGTCCATTCATATTAGAGTTGAGAACGTCAATGACAACACACCAGAACtgaaaaatgatgaatattCGATACAAACGGAGCGAGTCCAGGGAGCGATTATAACATTTATAGAG GGGTCAGACAGGGATGCCAACACACGGTTGCAATACCAACTGAAAACTTTCACTTC TTTGTTCACTATAAATTCTGAGGGGGACATCAGCATTACGGCGTCACCTGAAGAGCTATTAGACCGCAGGTACCTCTTAGTGGTCAATGTCTCTGACGACGGTATCCCGCCTCGCTCAACGGTTGCCTTGGTAACCGTGAATTTCCCGCCTCTTGATGGTGTTGGTGTGGTTGACAATCAAAACGAAATGACTGACAGAGGAAATGACCTGCTGGCTATTATAATGGGCGCTGTGGCGGCCGTCCTCTTTGTAATTATCGTCATCCTCATCGTATATATTATCCGGAG AAGAGTATCGTACACTGACGAGCAGTTGACAAAGGCAAGATTACAGGACGGCCTTGACCCCAAAGGATTGACCTACAAGGCAGGTGACCCCTCCCCTGATCCAGTTGAATTGGATATGAAATTCGACGGCGACCTTGAAGAAACGTCCGATATTGATGGTGCAACAacaattcaaaataatccattagTCGACGATAGAATGAATTATGGATTTTCAAATAATTCCAATGATGGCAGTGGTGAAATTCAACTGGATACTGCCGTGATTCCGTATGGAAATTCATTCCACAATTATGAAGATCGCCACACATTCCAGAACGGGATGCTGAAGACATTCCACGTGCCGGAGGGCAGCAGTAGTGGCGAGAGCAGTAACAGTGATAGTACTGGTGATAGCAACAGAGGACTAATGAAAATCAGGCCACACAAGTCTTCTTCATCTCAATCACGAGGCAAGAAACTTTCATGGGGTGACAGCAACGACCGAGGAAGCTCGGAG GAAACTCTTCCAAAGGAAATGAGGAAATCTAAAGATAAACCAGAAATTACAGTGTATTTCTGA